CACTATGGGTGACGGAACCGGAGCAATAATTTCTTCAATAAGAGTTGCAAGAAAAACTCCCCATGCGCCATATTGTGAAATTATTGACTGGATATAGGTAATAAAATTTTCAATCATGGGATTCAACTAGTTAGTTTTATTTAAAAACCTCTCACTAATTCATTATTTTATCTCGTGTTTTCAAGGAAAAATAAATATCAATCAATGCCAAACACACGCTCATAGAGAGAGGACCAAGCAAAAATCCCAAAGGCCCGAAAAGGGCGAGACCTCCAAGCACCGCCAAAAATACTGCCAGCGGATGTAGTCGCATGCTTCGTCCGACGAGTTTCGGCCCCAAAAAATTATCAACGAGACCGACAGCAGTTAGCCCCCACATAATAAGCCCCGCCCCGCCAAAGGCATTACCGGTAAGGAACAAAAAGATAATTGCGGGAACGATAACCAGCGCCGTGCCTATTCCCGGCACCAAAGCGACTATCGCGGCCACGCTTCCCCAAAGAACGGCATTGGGAACTCCAAAAATCGTAAATCCTATGCCGGTGAGTATTCCTTGAAGGAGACCGATGGTGAGATTACCCTTTACGATGGCCGATACGGCAGATTGAAGTCTCAAAACGATTAACTCATTATCCTTATCATCAAGCGGACTTAATGCAACAAGGTAATCTTTTAGCTTGTGCCCATCCTTTAAGAAAAAATAAAAGGCGTTAAGAAATACGAACACGTTCAAAAGTATTTTTACAAAACTTGAGAAAATCCCGCCAAGATGTTGAACCAAGACTCCCAATCCCTGCTTAATATGTTGATTGATATTCAACTCAAATGTTTCCGGAATCGGCAAAACGAGACGCGCTTGATCCAAAACTCCCTCAACCACCGCAACCAAATCATTTCGGTTTTCGCCCGAGAGTGTCAGATAGAGCCCTGTTGATTCTTTCAATATCAGAGTCCCAAGAAACGCTATTGGTAAAACAAAGAGAATTATGGCGGTAACGGTTGTGGCAAAAGCCGCAAAACTCGATCGCTCTCGCGTCAAACTCAAAAATTTTCCGTAGATAGGCTGAAAAAGAAAAGCGAACACAGCCGCCACAATAAGAGGAATTAGAAACGGCTGAACGATAAAATACACAACAACTATCGAAGCTGTGAGACAGAAAAGTAAAAAATAATTTGAATGTTGGTTATGGTTCATAATTATTTCCGAAATAAGTCACGCACAGAAACATTCAACGATTTGGCAATTTTCTCAATGTTTTCCAGCGTTATATTCTTTTCGGCTCGCTCAATCATACCGATATATATTCGGCAAACGAGCCATTCTTACGGGGACGGACGGGATTTTTGGCAGCGGCTATATTTTTTCTAACCTCTTTACTCTTTCTTCCACCAGCGGATGAGTCGAGAAAAGTCTGTCAAGAGCGATGGTTTGAATGGATTAACTATAAACATCTACACTGTAGCTTCATATTTCAGTGCCCAATTAAGGGATGAGCACAGGAAGATTAATGAAGTTTTTTAAAGAAGATTTGGGTAAAATACTTTAGAATGATAGTTATAATGTTAGTCAATTATAGTAATATTTCTGATGGTCAATTCTATTCTCAAACATTCTTTTAAGACCTGTTGTAATCGTCAGCAATACGTTCAATGTCGTCTTCATTATGTTCACCAAATGAAACCTCTACGATAACAGCATTAGTAAGAGCCTCAATGCGATGTAACTCTCTCTTCTTGATGAAAATGGTTTTTTGCGGAGTCAATACGCTCTTCTTGTTTCCTTTTTGAACTCTCACCTCACCTTCGGCAACAATCCAAAATTCACTTCTTTCGGCGTGTTTTTGCAGACTCAACAAATGCCCTTTTTTGATAAGCAGAATTTTCAGATGCCATTTTCCTCTACTTTCCGCAAAATCATAAAACTTCCCCCAAGGTTTGCGTACAATATTGTGAAGTTGTTTTATATTAATCTTTTTCATTGTTCCAATTTTTATGTCTTGGAGATTCTGTAAACAAAATAATCAAATTAGTGATAAGCTTTTCTGCAATTAGTGTGTCTGCGGGAAAAAACTTCCTTTTAGGGCACCTAGAACTTTCCCCTATACCTACTCTTGTTAACTAAAATAGCGGCTCCAGCCTCCCGCAACAATTCGTAATGGAAAAGTTCGCTACTAAAATTTTATAAAGGTATGGTTTTCTCTGCGTATTTTTTAAGTAACCAGGAACTTGACTGGATTTTTCCGCCTCTACCAACATTAAAAATCATTTTACAGTCAATTTCATTACATACGGCAACTTCGGGTATATTATCTTTGGTTCGATCTCCTCCATTTGCAAAAATATGTGGGCGAACTTCTAATAATTCTTTACAAATACTCATATCTTTTGAGTTTTCAGAATGTTTTGTGACCACCACTTTATCGACGCAACCTATTGCTTCTAAAATTTCTTTTCTTTCATCTTGCGGCATAAACGCACGCCCTTTTTTTACCTTGAGCCAGTTATCGTTATTTAAAATAACAACCAATACATCGCCAAATTTTTTTGCTTCTTTAAACATTCGGATATGGCCCACGTGAATTGGGTCAAAACCTCCGCTTACGGCAACAATAATTTTTTTGTTTTTCTTTTTGATAGTCATATTAGTATTTAGAAGCTTTGAGCATTTTAAATAATTCCTGAAGCGATATTGTGGCCACGCCAATTACTTTATCCGCTCCTCCATAGTATATGAATACTTTATCTTTAATAAGAACCGCCCCGCACGGAAAAACAACATTCTGGATTTGTCCCTCTTTTTCATACAGCATCTCGGGTTCTAAAAGCGGTTCATCAGAACGAGCAATGATTTTTTTTGGGTTCTTCAAGTCAAGCAAAAGCACACCTACCCGATAAAATTTATCTTCTTCAGAAACCCCATGATAGAAAAGAATCCAGCCTTCTTTGGTTTTGATCGGTGGGGCGGCTACGCCGACTTTCAGGTCGTCCCACATTCCTTTTCTTGTGGTAATCCAACGATATTCTTCCAATTCTTTCATAGCCTTAAAATTCAGATCGCGAACGAATGCCAAATCAATATCGTCGCCGATTCGATGAACGATAATATATTTCTCATTAATTTTTTCCGGAAAAAGAACGGCGTTTTTATTAGCAAAATCGTGTGGCGAAACGGTAATTGGCCTTGACCAGTCCCATTTTTTCTTCAGAAAATTTTCAACCATAATCCATGTCAAAGCCACGCGTGGAGGATTTTTACCATCAAAAGCGGTGTAAAACATATAAATCTTATTGCCGATTTTGGTAAGGCGGGGGTCTTCACAACCAGAATTTCCTCCCGGCTGATTTTTTTGTTCAAACGATTCTCGGGGAACATAAATAGGTTCCGTCAAACGTTCATCAATGTGGACGCCGTCTTTACTTGTGGCATAGCCCAAAACCGAAGTGTTGTCTTCAGACATTGCGCGATACACAATATGGACTTTGTCGTCCAGATAAATGGCACCGGGATTAAATGTCGCTTTAGATTCCCATAAATGCTCCTTCTTTGCTGTAATAATCGGGTTTTCTTTAGCACGGTTGAGTTTAATTGATTTTCCGCTTCCTAAAATCCTTTCCATTAAGATGGGGAGGTCAATAAAAGCAAGGCAACAGGTAGTATCAGTTGCTCCGTAATAAAGATGAATCAGATTTTTTTCCAAAATCGCGCCTGCGGGGAAAATGACATTGGGCACGAGACCGATTCTCTCATAATATTCCTCCGGTGTTAAAAGCGGTCTCTTGGTACGACCAATAATTTTGAGCGGGTTTTTGAGATCAAGAAGAACCGCTTCAATGGTAAAAAGCCGCTCTCCAGAGAAATAATTTTTAATATAGGAATAAATCAAAAGCCAACCACTTTTAGTTTTTATAGGTGGAGCACCGACTTCAATATGATCTTGAGGCCTGCGTTGGAGCGGCAACGAATATCTTTCGAAATTCTTGTACCATTTCTGCCAATAACTTTCCGACCATAAATCACTTTCTTTTTCAAAAGAAGCGAGGCAAATCTGTGCTGGTGGCTTATCGGTGTGAACAGTAAGCACGGCCCACATTTTTCCATTTATCTTTTCCGGAAAAAGCGCCATTGCCTTGGCATTGAAGGGCGTAACGAGATGTTTCTCCTTAATTGTTTTCAAATCCCTGCTTATCGCAAGACCTATTTTAATTCCTTCGGTTTTTGGAGGCCAAACGGAAAGCGCCGTGTAGAAAATATAATATTTGTTGTTAAGTTTGGTGACTCGAGGATCTTCACAACCAAATTTTTCCCAAGATTCTTCCGGAATGATAAAATGCCGACGATTTGAAAAATTAACTCCGTCTTTGCTTTGGGCAATGCCGATATTCGAAACCATTAACTTTGTTTGAGCAAGAGCGTGATAATGTGGCAGAGAAAGAGCACGGTAAAGAAGATAGGTTTCTTTTCCTTTCTTTATCGGACAGCCATTAAAAACCGCTTCCGCTTCCCACGACTGGTCTTTATTTGGCTTTAATATTGGATTTTCATCCGAGCGTTCAATAAACATATTATTTTTTCTTTAGGGTTTTAACTTTAAGTTTCGGCTTGGTCTCTTTTACCAATGCTTCAACAAATTCTTCGAAAGGGGCCGAGGCAACGCAAACGTAACTATCCGCGCCACCGTAATACACAAGAAGCGAGTCATCTTTTACCACCGCTCCGGTCACATAAACAACTCCTGGTTTGAAACCAACATTTTCATAAAATTCATTCGGTTCTAAAACCGGTTCCCTTGAACGACTAAGTATTTTAGTCGGATCGTTAAAATCCAAAAGCATCGCCCCGACTTTATACTTACTAAAATCACATTCCTCCATCGCTTGATAGAACACCAACCAACCGTATTTAGTTTTCAAAGGTGGAGCGCCTGCTCCCCTGACCCAACTATCCCAGCAATTTTTTCTGATTTTACTGTTATAGTAACTTTTAATGTATGTTCTGCCGTTAAAATTTAAATCATCAAAGTAATCTATTAAAATTTCTGGGTTAATGCTGTGCAAGATGGCATACTTGCCGTTTATTTTTTCTGGAAAGATAACCCAATTCTTATGAACTTAATTTCTGGGTTAATGCTGTGCAAGATGGCATACTTGCCGTTTATTTTTTCTGGAAAGATAACCCAATTCTTATGAACTTCCCCGGGCGGCGAGATTAATACCGGCGGTTTCCAATTCCACCTCTTATTTAAAAAGTCATTAACTTTTATTGAAGCAAGCGCTACCCGCAATCCTTCATCGCATGCAGTATAGGTCATATAAAGTGTATCTTCCTCATTTACTCTGACAATGCGGGGATCTTCGGCTCCCCCAAAACTCCCGCCGGAAAAATAAGAGAAGACATTGAAAGAAGGACGCTGTCCAGTTTGGTGTTCATAAATCGGATAAGAAAGCCGATCATCAACATAAAAACCGTCATTTGAAGCCGCATAACCAAAACGGGAAAGGCCATCTTCTCCGATGGCTCTGTAGAGAAAATGAACTTTGTCGTTAAGCAAAATTGCACCGGGATTGAAAGTTTGCCAAGCTTCCCAACTGTTTTCAGTCTTTGACGAGATTATCGGATTCTCCTCAAATCTCATCAGCGTAGCTGTCTTTACTGCTTTTTTCTTTTTAGAAACATCTTTCTTCTTACGCGCGGCAACTCGCTCT
This genomic window from Candidatus Nealsonbacteria bacterium contains:
- a CDS encoding glycosidase gives rise to the protein MFPEKINGKYAILHSINPEILIDYFDDLNFNGRTYIKSYYNSKIRKNCWDSWVRGAGAPPLKTKYGWLVFYQAMEECDFSKYKVGAMLLDFNDPTKILSRSREPVLEPNEFYENVGFKPGVVYVTGAVVKDDSLLVYYGGADSYVCVASAPFEEFVEALVKETKPKLKVKTLKKK
- a CDS encoding phosphomannose isomerase type II C-terminal cupin domain produces the protein MKKINIKQLHNIVRKPWGKFYDFAESRGKWHLKILLIKKGHLLSLQKHAERSEFWIVAEGEVRVQKGNKKSVLTPQKTIFIKKRELHRIEALTNAVIVEVSFGEHNEDDIERIADDYNRS
- a CDS encoding adenylyltransferase/cytidyltransferase family protein, which translates into the protein MTIKKKNKKIIVAVSGGFDPIHVGHIRMFKEAKKFGDVLVVILNNDNWLKVKKGRAFMPQDERKEILEAIGCVDKVVVTKHSENSKDMSICKELLEVRPHIFANGGDRTKDNIPEVAVCNEIDCKMIFNVGRGGKIQSSSWLLKKYAEKTIPL
- a CDS encoding AI-2E family transporter: MNHNQHSNYFLLFCLTASIVVVYFIVQPFLIPLIVAAVFAFLFQPIYGKFLSLTRERSSFAAFATTVTAIILFVLPIAFLGTLILKESTGLYLTLSGENRNDLVAVVEGVLDQARLVLPIPETFELNINQHIKQGLGVLVQHLGGIFSSFVKILLNVFVFLNAFYFFLKDGHKLKDYLVALSPLDDKDNELIVLRLQSAVSAIVKGNLTIGLLQGILTGIGFTIFGVPNAVLWGSVAAIVALVPGIGTALVIVPAIIFLFLTGNAFGGAGLIMWGLTAVGLVDNFLGPKLVGRSMRLHPLAVFLAVLGGLALFGPLGFLLGPLSMSVCLALIDIYFSLKTRDKIMN
- a CDS encoding helix-turn-helix domain-containing protein: MIERAEKNITLENIEKIAKSLNVSVRDLFRK